ATTGTGATGAACATTCATATCGATTAATCATATGTAGACGATAGAGTTTATATAAATGCACTTACTAATATAAATGTATTAATTATGTGCGGTATTTTTCTTATAGGTTCAAGTGTTTGTGTAACCTTCTCTTATTTCCCGCCAGAAAAATATATTCGCGCTTCGCGCATCTATGAGAATATTATACGTGTATGAGCTATAAAAACAAACCTTATTTTGCTTCCCCATTTAATGGCTGTTGTTGGATCTCGATTAATTTGGATTCGCACAGCGTAAAATTCATTAAAAGGGAAAACACTCTCTATCAGAAATTTTTCCGTTCTAGCATGCAAACTCGAAATTTCTAGTTAAAGGTGAAAGATGCTATTCAATCCACCAAACCTGTCGATGACATAAGCAAAATTTAACAAACTACAAAGGCGAATAATCCTTATTTACTAAAGCCAACTCAAAATTTTCCTTAACTTGAATAAGTTATGTGACAATGACCGACTATGGAAAAGTTTGAAACCCATATCGTTTATGTTATTCCTTTTTCATTTTGCCAATAACTACaaaatttaaatagaaaatttgaCATAATGAAATCAAATGGTAAGGAAATTACACTTTTGCTTCGCTTTCTAGAGCACTGTAGCGCCACCACCAtcaatattttcttatttttgttcCGCTTTGATGCCCATGAAGTTGCTTTTCGTTCTTTCTTGGAACTAAGTAAATATGGGAGAATGATAATTTCATCAAAAGAAGAGTAAAAATGTAGAGTTATATTTTACTTCATCTTCGTTTGAAATCTTTACTTCTTCTCTTCCTTGATGGTGTAAAAAAGTAAAACTtgcctcattgaatttgcttatggTAAAGATTCGGTAGCTGCTTCCTCTCATCAAATCTTTTTTATACACCTATAAAAGGCGGACCTTTTCATATTCCAAACTCCGGAGGATACAAAACAAGTCTACGTATAGTGTTGTACCCCTTCAAATcccataattaattaattttaattttcacGTCTCCCTTTAAATTCCATAATTAAGTGGTAACTTCTTTTCTGTTTTCAAATTAATTGAAATAATATGTGCAGCCATTACTTCCAAAAGGATCAAGATAATTAGATATTTTTGTGCAAAATAAGAGGGGAAAAGAGCAAAAAAGTAAGAAAATAGATATATAAATATCTTGGTTTTAGAGATGTGCCACGTCATCTTCGCCAAGATCAACTTTATAGAATATATAGAGTCTTACCCTGAACCAACATTTCTGCATTATTTCAAGTAGTAAGCTCGAAGGCTTCAGACTCAACATAATAGGCGGCAATGATCTGTGAAAATCTGAAAAACCTGATGACTTTTATCAATAGTGTAACATGAAAAAATTGAGAACTGCAATATAAGTTTACACAGcaataaataatttttatatgagTTAAACTTGAGAATAACAATGATCTATGAAAACCTTAAAAACTGGAGGACTCCTATCAACAACATAAAATGAAAAACTTGAGGATTGCAATTTAATATATTAATAAATAACTTTTCTTTGAGTTAAATTATATTCTGCAAATTACAAATTAAttttatattcatgctttattAATAGGCTTATTAAAAGTTGATCAACATAATTGCGGAGAGATACATACTTCCTTAAGCAACATGCACATATACGTTGACTTCCTTCCCCTACTTCCGCTCTAAAAAAAGATCCATAGCCCGGagacaacatcaataataataaaataaaaaagttagATAAATAAATGAAAATTTAGAAAAATGCTTATATTtttaaagaagaaagaagaactcTACTGTCACCATGAAGTTTCTTCAAAAgctaaaagagaaagaaagagaaaaattgcAATCATTTTCGAAAGAATTATTCATGCAATGAAGAAAACAAACCATTTGTTCTTTCTCGATGGCTATTGCACAGCAAAAGTATAAGATAGCAAAGCTCAAACATAATTTATTTGGATAGGAATACCATCTTGGTATAATTTTAAGGTGTTATAAACTTGCATATTAAATAATTGGGAGGTTATAAACATAAAGAGCTTGGCAGTTATGAATTTTACTATTACTAATATTAATTAAGAGCATAAGTTATGATGATGAATACGCAGAGGTGTGAGTTATGAAGatgcttttttatttttacaataaaataaatgagaaaaataagagaagaattcaaaaaaataaaaaaataaaaatagaatccTTGGCTAAATCGAGGTGTCACATCACTCTTCTATtgcctagctttataatatatatattaccaAATAATATAGACAAGAATTTGTATAAAATTCAATTACTAAAAGTAATTAAGAGAAAAAAACGACATGTCTCGTTATTAATCTAAAACAattcgaaataaaaaaaatacaatgaAAATGAGGTAGAGCCTCAATGTCGTTGCTCTGTCACTCTAACTAGAACTAAAAAATTAGAATAACATGAGGTAAAGTACAAGTTGAATAGTTTTATTCTATCAAATTTTGTTTATAAATTCTGCACATCTTTTCGTTTCAAAGAACTATATTCATATGTTAGTACAAAAAGAAATTGTAAAGTTTATTATATACTAAGCTAAAGTACACAATAATAAAGAAACAAGCATATCATCCACTGAATCTTAAATATCCACTACtatttttcacaaaatattcgatTATAAAAGTACTAAAATTGGATGACTTTAAAAATATTCTAACTTTAAAAAATCTTTGACAAATTTCTTTCTTACTATCACTTTAAAAACAATTGGAATATAACtcactatttatttatttatttatgtggtTTGAACTCTTTTAACTTATGAATTAAAAGTGGAGGGGACTTACCATTAACCACCCACCCTTCAAGTCATaatttaaagattttttttttccaattcagTATCCGATATCCGTATGAAGGCGATTAAATTTGAATTCCCGTCGCGTAGAGCCTATTCGCAAAAGCACTTCCTAATCAGAATTTTTTCATATATGGGATTTGGATACAAGACCTTTGATTAGGGAGTACTAGCTCATCCACCACACCCCTTTCAAAGATCCTTGTCATTTGAAAAATTAAACAAATCTCAAAACCCTAAACCCCTCATCAGCCAATTACAGAACACTGCTAAGCTTACTGCACGCTCTACGTTTCCTTTGTGTGACTATTATGCAAACACCTCGTCTCCATTCCTCATTTTCTTCTCCTTCCCTAAACCCTAACCACAAATGTTTCACTGAAATTAATCTTTAGGCATATCACCACCATGCCCATGCCCATGCCTTACACTAACCTTATTCAATTGAGGCTCAAGGCCACTCAATTTCTGGCCACCATGTCTTCCACCACTTGTCTCCAATTTTGTCCAAATCGTTTCCACTTTAATAAAACTAACACTTTCCCTCAATCCATAGTAGTACCTCACAAACGTTGCCTTCATGCAAGTGTTGGATTTTTTTGCTCAGCTAAAGGCTCTTCTTCTTCGTCGTCTGTTGTGTTGAGGCGGAAAAGACATGGTCGTCCTTCTTCTTCGTCATATTCTCCGTATTTATATCAGCAGAATTTAGGGTATGGGCGGTTTgcttatgatgagtatgagtctGAGTCCGACTCTGATAGAGAAATTGACTCCTCTAATAAGCAACTGGTGAGTCTACCACTTTCAATTAACATCCTTGGGGTTTTgccgtttcaatttatttgtcttactttaacttgacacggagtttaagaaactAAAAAATAACTTTCGAATCATGTGATCTTAAACTAAAAAAGAGttgccaaattaggaaagaggcattcttttttaaacaaactaaaaagggaAGTAAGACAAACGAATTGAGAAAAGGGAAGTATTTCATCTAATTCACTAGTTTATTGGATTGTGGGATAGTAAAAATTCTATCTTGTTGTTTAAAATGGCTACTCTGTAAGTGTCTTTGGTCCGAACGTTTGGATTTTACGGTAGTAAAAATTCTATCGTGGTGCTCACTTTTGTAGTTTATTGGATTGGATggtaataaaaaaatatatcttgCTGTTTAAAACGGCTACTCTATAATGTTTCTTTGGTCCGAACATTTGGATTTGTTCATTTTTGTAGTTTATTGGATTGTACGGTAGTAAAAAATATGTCTTGTTGATTAAAATGGCTACTGTATAAGTGTCTTTGGTCTGAATACTTCAAATTCTGTTACTTTTCTTGGCATTGTTTTAAATTCAACCATTTCCGTTTACATTTTTGGCCATAAATCTTTTTGCCTTTTTTTTCTCTCTGTAATCTTATCAGACTGGGCAGTTATTTTTTAGTTACCCCCTCGGTCCCAAACTAGTTCTCATGTTTTGCTTTTTGTGAGTCAAACTATGTAAacttgaccaacattttaaaataTGTATGTTTATCAAATTGACATGAGAAAATTTGCAACTTGTAGTACTTGTCctatagtttttgaatatctaaattttaattgtgAAATATTGAGTTGTTCTAATCTAATTTAGCTTCGAAAATCAGTCAAATTGACTTTCGAGAAGCGAAACATGACGACTAATATGGGTTGGAGGGAGTAGCAATTGTCTTCTTGTGTGCGTTTAAATTTAAAAACTCATctcttttttttcctcttttcaaaaaggaaaaaaaaaaaaaacttatcccTTTCTCTCACTTTCATGTGTTATCAACTCTAGGGTGAGTCAACCCTTCATAACATTGAAGAATGGAGGTGGAAGCTAAGCATGCTAATGCGAAAAAAAGATGACCAAGAGGTCGTCTCACGGGACAAAAAGGACCGCCGTGATTTTGAGCATATATCAGCTCTGGCAACTAGAATGGGTTTACACTGGTATATCAAATTTCCTTAGCATTTACTTTCGTTTCTCCATATGGTTAGTCAGAAAGAAGGATGTTCAATTCATTTTGTGTTCACTTTGTTGTGAGTTTCtttaattctaatatatatatatatatatatatatatattgatgcaGCCGCCAGTATGAAAAAGTAGTTGTGTGTAGCAAAGACCCATTGCCAAATTATAGGCCAGATTTGGATGTTAAGCGGCCACAGAGAGAGGTAGGTTAACATGAAGCTTTTGTCAGGCTGTCTGTTCCTTATGCTTCATTCTTTTTTCAGTGCATTTTTCAATTAATGCATCTTCGTTGATATTTAGGTAGTGTTGCCTTACGGATTGCAAAGTAGGGTAGGTGATCTTCTTGAAGCACATCTTTCTAAAAAGTCAGTAAACCAGGAAAATGTTGCACAAAATGCTTCTTTGAGAGGAAGCAAAGACAGCAATTCTCCCAATGATAAAGGGCTTTATGACAATGAGAAGCCATTTGCACGAAATGTTGTTGCGGAGAGAATTCTCATGCGAAGGAGCTTGTTGATGCGTAATAAACAAGAAGATTGGCAGGTTATATTCTATCTTTTGCCAGATTGTTGCAACTAACACTTTTTTCATTTTCTGGACTTTTGTTTGTTTGATGGTGTACAATTGTTAGCTGTATGTTGTTCAGACCTCATTTCTCCTCTATTAGCTGGGCCATGTTAGGCTTCTGCCTTCTTCTCTCTTTTCAAAATGTTTTGGATCTTACAACCTTGAAAAACTTGGTCACTGTTAACATAAAGAATGTCTAGTGGCGTGACACTTGAACAGAGCCCAGTGAGGCCTCAAGAGGTAAATGGAATTTATTAAGAGGGCATAAAGTAAGTAAACTGTATTTCAGGAAAGTTGGCCTTCTATTGTAATTCAGCTGCATTCCAGAACTTTCCACATTTTATCTTTCACTACCATTTCTCAAGTATTACACATTAGTGCTCCTTGGAGGTTGAATTACTCTAAAGAGTCAAAACTATCTTGACCCATTTAAAATGGCAGAGTGGTCCTGTTCTACCAGGGCTGCTTTAACATTATAGCATTTACCTTCCATGGTCTTTTGCAATTGCACCCTTTACACATGTTTATGGTACTCATTCTGAATCATGTATTTGGAGTGGGAAGTTCAAGAGATCTAATGACTATTGTTGTATTCCATGCATGTGGACTTCATAAATATATCCCATTCTGGTCGAGATCTACCTGTTTTAAGCATCCTCCATGCTCAATGTGCTTCCCTGTCTTCTATCCTTTCTTTGTTCGTTCTTGCAAGTTGCAAATAAAAACGAAATGCACAATAACTTTTATcacaaaagaaaagaataaaaaaaaggaaaagcagAAAAAGACGAAATGCATAATAACCAAACCATGAACAACTATTGTAGCAAATTTTGTACTGTAAAGTTAGTGCATGAGAGAATGGATGGTCGATATGTTTTCTTCTTAAACTAGaacaaattaattaattaaggtcacGTTATATTTGACAGGTAATTTTACTTTTGTCTTTGTTAAAGGTTTTAGAAGTTTATTCTTAGTTATTAGACTGTAAAGTTGGTTTAGACTACCAAGGGATACTTGATCTGAAGTTCTCAGTAATTTACATGTAGAATTTTTGTAAAATGTAACTATTAAGTTGTCTCTTGAATGCGTACTGCAATGATACAATTCATCTTTGTGCACTATCCTAAATATCAGATTTGACAACAGCCATCTTTCTGTAGGGATCTCCAGAAGGCCAGAAGATGCGAGAACTTCGAAGAAATCTCCCTGCGTATAAAGAGAGAGAGGCATTGCTTAGAGCCATTTCTGAGAATCAGGTTATCTGCAGTTCTGTCAAATTATTCACTTGTATGGCTTTGCTGATGCTGTATATTTAGGTTGAATAATAGTAGGCCTCCCTTTCAAGGCTTCTTATTTTACTTGATTTTAATCTTCCACTTTCAATTTTGATTGACCAATGAATCAATCACAATGTTGCACAATTTTGGTTGCTTTATGTGGACATTGTAGTATGGTGAAAATACCACATCAAGAAGTTCTGATATGGCTCTAACCTGCATATCTGATAGTCCATTGTTTTAATATCAATTAGAGTGAAAGAGTGGTACTTATATGTTGGAATACTTTAACCGGATTGACACTTGCTTTCCTAGAATTAGGCTCGGCATAATGGTTCATGTGAAGAATTGTCCTGACCGAAATTAGTTGTGCAGGTGGTAGTCGTGTCTGGGGAAACTGGATGCGGTAAGACTACCCAATTGCCTCAGTACATTTTAGAAGCTGAGATAGAAGCTGCTCGTGGAGCTACTTGCAATATTATTTGTACTCAACCAAGGAGAATATCTGCTATGTCTGTGGCTGAAAGAGTTGCTGCTGAGCGTGGGGAGAATCTGGGAGAATCTGTGAGTTTTTGGCTTTTGCTATATCTGCTATATGTGTTGCATTGGGTATATAAAATGGTAATTTTCTGGTTATGTTCTCCAATTTTTTTTAGGTGGGCTATAAGGTTCGGCTCGAGGGCATGAGAGGAAGGGATACCCGCCTCTTATTTTGCACCACTGGCATTCTTCTGAGGAGATTACTGCTTGATAGAAAGTTGGAAGGTGTCACTCACGTTATTGTAGACGAGATTCATGAACGCGGAATGAATGAAGGTATCTGCCCACCTGGCAATGTTGCttttattcttttaaaattttaaactcTTGTACTCCAATTTGCTTACTATAGTTGTCTTCCCTTTCAGATTTCCTTTTAATTGTCCTTAAAGATCTCCTTCTCCGTCGACCTGAATTGAGGCTGATTCTGATGAGTGCTACTCTTAATGCTGAGCTCTTCTCTTCCTATTTTGGCGGTGCTCCAATGATCCATATTCCTGTAAGTTGAAGGTTTAAAACGTTGTCTGTCATGATGCAGGCTTCAGTCATGTGATACCCATCCTGATGCCCTCCTTTGCGACCAGAAAAagaataaaatatatattgagaGAAAATAGGAACATTCATAGAAGTGGTTTTCTAGGAGACTTTTGTAGACGGTATTTAAACAATTTTATGCATGTTTGAAGTTTCTTTTAAATGCATGCAAATCAGATATTTGTATGTGATGATATCACACAAACATTCTATGCTATAGGAAGATACCTGCCATACTGAAAGACAAATTTTATAGAACAGATTTGAGACCAGCAATTTTACATAGGGTTAAGTATTGGGCCTTAAAGGCTCAATACATGTATAATATGAGAGTTTTATTTCGAATAGATGTGCGGTCATATGCAAATGGTCAAGAGTAGGAATGATCACTAGCAACAGAGCATGCATGTAGCACACATGGAGTATAAAATGACAAAAAGTTGCTTAAGATTGTTTGCTATGTTCTAAGTAGATATCCAGATGCACTAACTGTTGTTGCGACAACATGATATGtggttaaaaaaaaaggaaaaaagatgaGGTAGACCTAAAATTTATAGAAGGAAGTTGTATTCTGAAACTTAGAATCCTTTGGAATCAATGTAGGCTTAACTAAAAATGTAACATAACGGAAATAAAGGATTTATATATGAGAACGGCCTGTATATAGTAGAAATACATTTAAACCGACTTGGTGTTTGGTAAAATTGTTTTGacttgccaaaagaaaaaaaagaatagaGTGGAAAAAGAAGAGTTATAAAGCTGACTTCAACCAATTTGGACTGCAGCGTAGTTGGTTGGTTGGTtgatttttaaaacaaaatgaaatggagAAGATGCACTCAGTTTTCACTTTTCACATATAAAATCCTTTTATTACGATCATCCATGTTAATATCCATGATTTAATTTAGGCTTTTACACTTCAGCAATACCACAGAATCTTTTGTATTTGCGTTGCCAAAGGATTATGACACAAGCTTCGTATTGAGCTGCTGTAGAGTTCCTGAAAACTAGAACTGGATGCTTTCATTTTTGGGGGACTAATCTCTCTCTTCGTTCTCATCAGGGTTTTACTTATCCAGTCCGAAGTCATTTTCTGGAAAATATCCTGGAAATGACTAGATACCGTTTAACTCCATATAATCAAATTGATAATTATGGTCAAGACAAGATGTGGAAAATGCAGAAACAGCAGACTATTAAGAAGAGGAAGACCCAAATTGCTTCAGATGTTGAGGTATGGAATCTGTATGCTGTTTATGGGCTCTGTATGATAGTTTTTTGTTTGACACTTGAGCTTTGAAACAGGAAGCGCTAGAAGCAGCTGATTTTGGGCAGTATAATCCTCTGACTCGGGATTCACTATCCTGTTGGAATCCTGATTCAATTGGTTTCAACCTCATTGAGAATGTGCTTTGTCACATATGTAGAAACGAAAGGCCTGGTGCTGTGTTGGTTTTTATGACTGGTTGGGATGACATTAATGCTGTGAAGGACCAGCTGCATGCTCATCCACTGTTGGGGGATCCAAGCAGAGTTTTGCTGCTTGCATGCCATGGTTCCATGGCCAGTGCGGAGCAGGTATTGCCAAGTTGGAGTGTTGATTTGTTTTTTGATTGTTAGGAAGTGTTATGCTCTTTTCCCATAGTTGTCGTTTTTATATTCATTTAGCTTCCATAGAAAATCAGTATTTTAGAACATCATATATGGCTTTATGGAGGAATTTCGGTTATTCAAAAGCAGAACGACCATACCAATTCTGTGATCTGTTAGGCCCTTCCAGTATCTCTGAAAAGCCAATGCTAACTTTTTTGGATTTAAAGGTGAGGTATCTTTGTCCTATTGATGTAAGAAATATTGAGATTTTGAGGAGCTCGTCTCTTTTATATTGTTTTAGTGGTTATCAAGGAATTTTCTTTTGAATAGTGGATGATCTTTTTCTTTCGTAtcttttgttatgaattatttaATGAATTCTCTTTCTTTTGTTTGAGGGCTGTAGAATGAATTAGTGTGTATTCTCATGGTATCTCTGTTAAATGTGTTTTGTGTTTGATCCTAGTACAGAAGACATGTTTTGATGACAAAAATCATCAACTAACAATTATCATGGAACTAATTAGGCGCCAATAGGTTCTTTCTTACCTTCCAACTTAAGTTCATTTGAAATAATCCTGAGGACTAGAGATGTCAATTGAGTTTGAGTTTCATCCTTCCTCGATTGGGAGCTTTAAAATCTAGTCGAAATCATTAGTTTATGGTTAAGTACTAATTTTTATAACTTAAATACTTTTGCTATTCCCGTAATTTACATATTGTTGTACCCTCTTAACTTTGGATCTCTGTTCGCTTGCAAACAGAAATTGATTTTTGAGAAGCCAGAAGATGGAATCAGGAAAATTGTGTTAGCTACCAACATGGCTGAAACAAGTATCACCATAAATGACGTGGTTTTTGTGGTCGACTGTGGAAAGGCAAAAGAGACATCTTATGATGCAATCAACAACACTCCATGTTTGCTTCCTTCTTGGATTTCAAAAGCTTCTGCTCGACAAGTAAGACAGATATGATCTACCTGCTTCAACCTTTGCAATATTTAAAATGATTATATAATTCGGGGAATAGGTCCTCCGGCCCCCAGCTTTTTAGTGTTTTTGAGCTATTTAGTAACTGCTGTGGAATCGACATCATAAGTGAATGTCCTTTTAACTTTGCAGAGAAAAGGAAGAGCTGGCCGTGTTCAATCTGGGGAGTGTTATCATCTCTATCCTAGATGTGTATTTGAAGCTTTTGCAGATTAT
The nucleotide sequence above comes from Lycium barbarum isolate Lr01 chromosome 3, ASM1917538v2, whole genome shotgun sequence. Encoded proteins:
- the LOC132633227 gene encoding DExH-box ATP-dependent RNA helicase DExH3 isoform X2, whose protein sequence is MGESTLHNIEEWRWKLSMLMRKKDDQEVVSRDKKDRRDFEHISALATRMGLHCRQYEKVVVCSKDPLPNYRPDLDVKRPQREVVLPYGLQSRVGDLLEAHLSKKSVNQENVAQNASLRGSKDSNSPNDKGLYDNEKPFARNVVAERILMRRSLLMRNKQEDWQGSPEGQKMRELRRNLPAYKEREALLRAISENQVVVVSGETGCGKTTQLPQYILEAEIEAARGATCNIICTQPRRISAMSVAERVAAERGENLGESVGYKVRLEGMRGRDTRLLFCTTGILLRRLLLDRKLEGVTHVIVDEIHERGMNEDFLLIVLKDLLLRRPELRLILMSATLNAELFSSYFGGAPMIHIPGFTYPVRSHFLENILEMTRYRLTPYNQIDNYGQDKMWKMQKQQTIKKRKTQIASDVEEALEAADFGQYNPLTRDSLSCWNPDSIGFNLIENVLCHICRNERPGAVLVFMTGWDDINAVKDQLHAHPLLGDPSRVLLLACHGSMASAEQKLIFEKPEDGIRKIVLATNMAETSITINDVVFVVDCGKAKETSYDAINNTPCLLPSWISKASARQRKGRAGRVQSGECYHLYPRCVFEAFADYQLPELLRTPLQSLCLQIKSLQLGSISDFLSKAIQSPEPLSVQNAIEYLKTIGALDENENLTVLGHNLSMLPVEPKLGKMIILGAVFNCLDPVLTVVAGLSARDPFLMPFDKKDLAESAKAQFSARDFSDHLALVRAYEGWKDAERQQSGHEYCWRNFLSAQTLRAMDSLRKQFLHLLKDIGLVDSFQSCNAWSNDQNLVRAIICGGLFPGICSVVNKEKSISLKTMEDGGVLLYSNSVNAQEPRIPYPWLVFNEKVKVNSVFLRDSTAVSDSVVLLFGGSIFGKALDGHLMMLGGYLEFFMSPSLANTYVSLKRELNELVHKKLSDRNFDIGSHGELLEAVRLLVSEDQCEGKFVFGRKPTPKKSAKELQKTIIPTKGSGGENPKSHLQTLLLRAGHQSPNYKTTQLKNNKFRSTVIFNGLNFAGQPSSSKKEAEKDAAAEALQWLTGETQSSSKAVEHMSALLKKSKSKKQLHSTKWR
- the LOC132633227 gene encoding DExH-box ATP-dependent RNA helicase DExH3 isoform X1, translating into MPMPMPYTNLIQLRLKATQFLATMSSTTCLQFCPNRFHFNKTNTFPQSIVVPHKRCLHASVGFFCSAKGSSSSSSVVLRRKRHGRPSSSSYSPYLYQQNLGYGRFAYDEYESESDSDREIDSSNKQLGESTLHNIEEWRWKLSMLMRKKDDQEVVSRDKKDRRDFEHISALATRMGLHCRQYEKVVVCSKDPLPNYRPDLDVKRPQREVVLPYGLQSRVGDLLEAHLSKKSVNQENVAQNASLRGSKDSNSPNDKGLYDNEKPFARNVVAERILMRRSLLMRNKQEDWQGSPEGQKMRELRRNLPAYKEREALLRAISENQVVVVSGETGCGKTTQLPQYILEAEIEAARGATCNIICTQPRRISAMSVAERVAAERGENLGESVGYKVRLEGMRGRDTRLLFCTTGILLRRLLLDRKLEGVTHVIVDEIHERGMNEDFLLIVLKDLLLRRPELRLILMSATLNAELFSSYFGGAPMIHIPGFTYPVRSHFLENILEMTRYRLTPYNQIDNYGQDKMWKMQKQQTIKKRKTQIASDVEEALEAADFGQYNPLTRDSLSCWNPDSIGFNLIENVLCHICRNERPGAVLVFMTGWDDINAVKDQLHAHPLLGDPSRVLLLACHGSMASAEQKLIFEKPEDGIRKIVLATNMAETSITINDVVFVVDCGKAKETSYDAINNTPCLLPSWISKASARQRKGRAGRVQSGECYHLYPRCVFEAFADYQLPELLRTPLQSLCLQIKSLQLGSISDFLSKAIQSPEPLSVQNAIEYLKTIGALDENENLTVLGHNLSMLPVEPKLGKMIILGAVFNCLDPVLTVVAGLSARDPFLMPFDKKDLAESAKAQFSARDFSDHLALVRAYEGWKDAERQQSGHEYCWRNFLSAQTLRAMDSLRKQFLHLLKDIGLVDSFQSCNAWSNDQNLVRAIICGGLFPGICSVVNKEKSISLKTMEDGGVLLYSNSVNAQEPRIPYPWLVFNEKVKVNSVFLRDSTAVSDSVVLLFGGSIFGKALDGHLMMLGGYLEFFMSPSLANTYVSLKRELNELVHKKLSDRNFDIGSHGELLEAVRLLVSEDQCEGKFVFGRKPTPKKSAKELQKTIIPTKGSGGENPKSHLQTLLLRAGHQSPNYKTTQLKNNKFRSTVIFNGLNFAGQPSSSKKEAEKDAAAEALQWLTGETQSSSKAVEHMSALLKKSKSKKQLHSTKWR
- the LOC132633227 gene encoding DExH-box ATP-dependent RNA helicase DExH3 isoform X3, which gives rise to MLMRKKDDQEVVSRDKKDRRDFEHISALATRMGLHCRQYEKVVVCSKDPLPNYRPDLDVKRPQREVVLPYGLQSRVGDLLEAHLSKKSVNQENVAQNASLRGSKDSNSPNDKGLYDNEKPFARNVVAERILMRRSLLMRNKQEDWQGSPEGQKMRELRRNLPAYKEREALLRAISENQVVVVSGETGCGKTTQLPQYILEAEIEAARGATCNIICTQPRRISAMSVAERVAAERGENLGESVGYKVRLEGMRGRDTRLLFCTTGILLRRLLLDRKLEGVTHVIVDEIHERGMNEDFLLIVLKDLLLRRPELRLILMSATLNAELFSSYFGGAPMIHIPGFTYPVRSHFLENILEMTRYRLTPYNQIDNYGQDKMWKMQKQQTIKKRKTQIASDVEEALEAADFGQYNPLTRDSLSCWNPDSIGFNLIENVLCHICRNERPGAVLVFMTGWDDINAVKDQLHAHPLLGDPSRVLLLACHGSMASAEQKLIFEKPEDGIRKIVLATNMAETSITINDVVFVVDCGKAKETSYDAINNTPCLLPSWISKASARQRKGRAGRVQSGECYHLYPRCVFEAFADYQLPELLRTPLQSLCLQIKSLQLGSISDFLSKAIQSPEPLSVQNAIEYLKTIGALDENENLTVLGHNLSMLPVEPKLGKMIILGAVFNCLDPVLTVVAGLSARDPFLMPFDKKDLAESAKAQFSARDFSDHLALVRAYEGWKDAERQQSGHEYCWRNFLSAQTLRAMDSLRKQFLHLLKDIGLVDSFQSCNAWSNDQNLVRAIICGGLFPGICSVVNKEKSISLKTMEDGGVLLYSNSVNAQEPRIPYPWLVFNEKVKVNSVFLRDSTAVSDSVVLLFGGSIFGKALDGHLMMLGGYLEFFMSPSLANTYVSLKRELNELVHKKLSDRNFDIGSHGELLEAVRLLVSEDQCEGKFVFGRKPTPKKSAKELQKTIIPTKGSGGENPKSHLQTLLLRAGHQSPNYKTTQLKNNKFRSTVIFNGLNFAGQPSSSKKEAEKDAAAEALQWLTGETQSSSKAVEHMSALLKKSKSKKQLHSTKWR